The Leptospira saintgironsiae genome contains the following window.
AAAGAGCAAGATTTCCCAGATCAGTAAGTAACATGGAACTGTATTCTTGGTCTTTGGTAGCTTGCGCAATTACTAAGGCTTGTTTATATCTTGTTTCAGCCTTTTCATAATTGAGTTTATGTTTTTCAATTTGAGCAAGCCCTCTTAGGCAATCGATGGAGTTTTTATTTTCCTTTAAACAAAGTTTATATTCCTTTTCTGCAGATGGATCTTCTTTCCGTAAATAATGAATCCATCCTCTCAAATAATGGACTTGGTCCATTTTTCCTGTAATAAGTGCCTTATCTTTCGCCTTCTGAACAGATTCTATTAAGTGACCAGAGTCCAATAGATCTCTGATTTCTAGAATAGAAGGCTCATCCTTCTCCCCTGAACAAGCGGAATAAGAAGCCAATACAAGTGTAACGCTAGCTAAAATAGAATAGTTTCTAGAAAAATGAAAACGGTTCATATCTATGATTCGTATCGGTCTTTTTCATGCTCTTCCGGAGGACCGACATGGCAACATGAATTTCCGGTTTTTAAGGCTATTTGGTAAAATACTTCTTTTTTACAAAAAACGCCTGATTGGACGTATAATTCTTCGATTTTTTTCCTCTAATAATCTTTGAAGTTCCCCGAATTTAGACTTTGGGACGCTTCTTTCGTATTTACGGAATCCAAGCAAAAAGTAGAAGATCATATATTCCAGAGCTGAGTTTGGAAATTATTATTTTCCAAAATTCTCTCGAATACTCTTGTTAGTCGGAGAAAGATTGACGAGAAAAGATAATCCGATGGAGGATGGTCCAACCTTCCTGCTAAATGCACACGGCAAAATATTTATTCTTTTTATTAGGACCAATCGGCTTCCTCATTTTCCTTTTGTCTCTCACTCCATGGCATAAGGAGGAAAATTTACGCGCTTACAAAGGTGTAATCGATCTTAGAGGGATCCAAAGTGCAAGTTCCGGCCCGGTAGATCTGTCCGGAGAGTGGGAATTTTTCTGGAGCCAAGAACCAGGAAAAATTTTAGAATCCTTTCATGGGAACATGACAGTTCCAGGCTCTTGGAATAGAGAAACTGAATTACATCCATCTTATGAAAGATTAGGTTATGCAACCTATAGACTCAAAGTTCTTTTGCCAGATGTTTGGGTGGGGAAGGTTCTCACTCTAGGTTTAGGTACTGTTTGGAGTTCCTACAGTTTGTACTTAGATGGAGAGTTCCAAGGAGAATCTGGAGCCCCATCTACTTCTACCCAGACAAGCGTTGCAAGAGTACAACCCAGATCTTTTTCTTTTGTTCCTAATTCCAGTCAGATAGAAGTTTCAATTTTTGTTACGAACAATTTCGCAAGACAAGGCGGGATCAGTTCTCCTGTTAAGTTAGGTCCTTCCGAAGTAATGTTGTCCACAAGGACTAGGACAATCTTCACAGATATTTTTGCATTCTCCAGTTTAGTGATCATGGGGCTTTACCATATCTCTCTGTATTTGTATTTAAGATCCAGCAAGGCTCCTTTGTATTTTGGATTTATGAGTATGGCGATCGGCATAAGGACACTTGTTACGAATACAAGACTTCTTATGGAATTTTTCCCTTCTATCAACCAGAATGGAATACAGATGATAGAACAAATTTCCATGATGTGCGCTACTGGATTATATCTGTTATTCTTCTATGAAACCTTTACAGTCTATGCATCTAAACTATACATAAGGATTTCCTTAGCAATAATCTCCCTGTTCATCCTAATGACTTTATTCGGCTCCTTGGAATTCAACAGCAGTAAGGTCGCATATTTCCACTTATTTATAGGTGTCACGATCGGCTATGTGATCTATGTGATCTTTGGAATAGACTTTGATAAAGAAAATAACTCTTCTTATATCTTATATGGTTCAGGAATACTATTCTTAGGAGTAGCGATCGACCTATTCTATACTTATATTCTAAAAGTTTCCTCTCATCAGGTTTCACATATTGCACTCGTACTTTTTGTATTCTTGCAGTCTTTGGTGATCGCTTCGGACCGTTCTTCTAAATATAAAGAAGCAAAACTTCTCACAGAAGATTTACAAACCATGAACTTAGAACTTTTCGAAATGAAAGAAAAATTGGTTCAAAAGGTAGAAGATAGGACCAGAACTCTAAATGACACTCTGCAACAGATCAATAGAGAGTTAGAGATCGCTCAGAACGTACAAAGAAAAATCCTAACTCCTCCTGAAAGAGAGATTAAAGGAATTCGTTTCGACTACGTTTACAAACCTTTGGAAAAAGTGGGTGGGGATTTCTTAGATATCTCAGAGATCAACCCTGGCCAAGTAAGAGTATTATTAGCAGATGCAGTAGGACATGGAGTGCAAGCAAGCCTTATGACCATGGCCTTAAAAACTGAATACGAAGAATTAAAAAAGCTCCCCTGCCCTACTCATGTATTAAAAGAATTGAATGGAAGATTTTTAAGAAAGTTTGATACCTTAGAAAGTATCTTTCCTTGTTTTGTAGCAGATATCTATTTAGAAAAAAAAGAAGTTCTATATGCTTCCGCTGGACATCCGGATCAGGTTTTGCTTTCTCCAAGCGGAGATTTCGAATTACTTCATAAAACAGGACCTATATTAGGACTATTCGATGATCTGGAGATCGAATTCTCGACCTATAAGTTTCCTACAGGAAGCCGTTTATTACTTTTCTCTGATGGACTCATAGAGAACAGAAGAAAGGAAAATAGATGGAGCACTGTGGAGACAATCGCTTCCAGAGCAGGCACTCTTTCCAAGGTAAGTCTTCAAAAACTGCTAGAAGAATTAGTAGTAATGGAAGAAAAATCCAGGGGAGACGAGCAAAGATACGATGATATCACTATCATCGCGATCGAATCCAGAGAAACTCCCGAATATCCTGCTTAAATAATTAGGCCTTTTCCTTTTTCAAAAGGGAGAAGGTCCAGACACCGCATAAAAACTCAAATCCACTTGGCAATAAGATCATCGGATGGATCCATCCAAGTAATACAAATATGACCAAGACTATAAATTGAAACGTTCTAGAATGAGTGGTCAATTTTAAGAATGGGTGAACATTCGCCTGTCCCATCCTAAAATAAAAATATCCTAATATGATAAGGGTCAATCCAACTACTCTTACCCAAACGTCACTTGCGCTTAATAAGAATAGACTTAAGAAAAAATTCGGAACAGTGATCAGAAGAAATCCTTCGATCAATAAAAAGATCCCGAAGTATTGTACACTTTTACCTGAGTTTATCATGGGCAATATGCATAACTAATTCAAAAAGAAGAACAATCCATTTTTGAGCTAGAATTATTCGCAGGTATAAAAAAAGCCCCCGAGTTCGGAGGCTTTTTAAAGTTTCAGATAAACGAAAAGATTAGCAGATAACTACTAATTCTCCAGAAGCTTTAACTTCTCCTGATTCATCAGAAGCTTCTACAGCAACTGTAAGAAGTTTCTCTCCGTTTTCTTCTTTCTTACGTTTGATTTTTCCAGAACAAGTTAATTTTTGTCCAGGCTTAGTCATCGCTTTGAAAGTAACTCCGAATTCTTTGATCTGCTTTTGGTCTGCCCAAGAAGTACAAAGTCTTCCGATCTGAGCCATTACGAACATACCATGAGCAATAGTTCCGTCTAATCCAGTCTTACGAGCGAAATCAGGATCGTTATGGATCGGGTTAAAGTCACCACTCGCTCCCGCATAACGCACTAAATGTGCATGCGTAATAGTATCCACTTTTAAAGGAGGGAGTTCTTGTCCTACTTCGTACTTATCGAATTCAATCTTACTCATCTTAATCCTCCTATCACTGTTCCGGTTTACGGATGAAAATAGACATCTCTGCTTCGATCACAGTTTCACCTTTCGCATTACGAATTGTGGTGCGGAAAGTCATAGTATCCATTTTACCAACAGTTACGTTAACACATTCTCCCTGAGAAGAAACTTTACCAGGGTAAAGAGTTTTAACATAATTATATTTTTCTTTTAGATGTAGGATCCTGGAAGTATCAACTCCCATGTTCTCCATATCTTTCCAAATTTTAGGATATCCCCAAAATTGGATCACTGTCGGAAATGTAGGAGGAGCTGGAATGTCCTCGTATCCCGCTTTTTTTGCCGCTTCTAAATCGAAGTATATCGGATTGCTTTCGCCGATCGCTAGACAAAACTCTTTTATCTTTCCTCTTTCTACGTCGAATTCGTAGGAGTCGAGTTTTGTGCCGATCAAGTCTTTTGAAATGCCTTTTTCTGCCATAATCCTTTTCCTTTGGATTGGTTTAAAAACCTTCGAAGGATCGAAGATCGTTTCTATGGCCCTATTTTTTAGACACCGATCTCACAGGTCCATTGAATTTTTAGTAACGAACGTTCTGTTCGCTCAAACAAGCGTTCACTGAATGGTGTTCATCCGGATGATAGTCGCTTCGCTCCTGAAGCCCGCGTTGCGGACTATAAGGGTTGTAAGCGGACCCCTCAAGTAAAATTCTGTCCTTGTTCTTATGATTTCTTTTGGTTCCAAACCTTCTAGGATATTAATCCTGATCCTGCTTTGTTATCTTTTACAGGATTGTAGACAAATTTTTCCAGGATCATTTTCAAAAGAAGAAGAGACCATAATCCCTGTTTGGGATGGACTTCGCTCTTTAAAAAAATCTGGAAGTGTATGCAGAGGAAATTCAGAAGAAGCAATTAAAAAGATCTCTTATCATTATAAAAAAAATCCATCTCGTTATTCAGAACTTCCTCTTAACGAAAAATGGAGGAATACACAACTGACTATTTTAAAAGATAAACAAACTCTACTAAATGAATCCAGAGATAGTTTACTCTTATTCCAAAACGGCGGCTGTGATATTTCCTCAGAGTTTATTATTCCCGGAGCAAAACTTTACGATCTACAAAATGTTGTTTTAGATTTTTCTATAACAGCACTTTCTTCTTTAGGGGAGAATGTTCCAAGCTCTGGGAAATTAATCGTGAAATTAGGAAGTAATATCGTATTTTCCGAAGATGTACAAAGCCAAGGAAGAGAATGGGTCGATCATCAAATTAAGATTCCCGAATCTCTTTCTAAAACTTTGGAAGAAAGTCCTTCTACTACTTGGAATTTTGAATGGGCTCCTAAAAATCAAAACGATCTTTTGTTTGTGGGACAAC
Protein-coding sequences here:
- a CDS encoding PP2C family protein-serine/threonine phosphatase, translating into MHTAKYLFFLLGPIGFLIFLLSLTPWHKEENLRAYKGVIDLRGIQSASSGPVDLSGEWEFFWSQEPGKILESFHGNMTVPGSWNRETELHPSYERLGYATYRLKVLLPDVWVGKVLTLGLGTVWSSYSLYLDGEFQGESGAPSTSTQTSVARVQPRSFSFVPNSSQIEVSIFVTNNFARQGGISSPVKLGPSEVMLSTRTRTIFTDIFAFSSLVIMGLYHISLYLYLRSSKAPLYFGFMSMAIGIRTLVTNTRLLMEFFPSINQNGIQMIEQISMMCATGLYLLFFYETFTVYASKLYIRISLAIISLFILMTLFGSLEFNSSKVAYFHLFIGVTIGYVIYVIFGIDFDKENNSSYILYGSGILFLGVAIDLFYTYILKVSSHQVSHIALVLFVFLQSLVIASDRSSKYKEAKLLTEDLQTMNLELFEMKEKLVQKVEDRTRTLNDTLQQINRELEIAQNVQRKILTPPEREIKGIRFDYVYKPLEKVGGDFLDISEINPGQVRVLLADAVGHGVQASLMTMALKTEYEELKKLPCPTHVLKELNGRFLRKFDTLESIFPCFVADIYLEKKEVLYASAGHPDQVLLSPSGDFELLHKTGPILGLFDDLEIEFSTYKFPTGSRLLLFSDGLIENRRKENRWSTVETIASRAGTLSKVSLQKLLEELVVMEEKSRGDEQRYDDITIIAIESRETPEYPA
- a CDS encoding MaoC family dehydratase, with translation MSKIEFDKYEVGQELPPLKVDTITHAHLVRYAGASGDFNPIHNDPDFARKTGLDGTIAHGMFVMAQIGRLCTSWADQKQIKEFGVTFKAMTKPGQKLTCSGKIKRKKEENGEKLLTVAVEASDESGEVKASGELVVIC
- a CDS encoding tetratricopeptide repeat protein, coding for MNRFHFSRNYSILASVTLVLASYSACSGEKDEPSILEIRDLLDSGHLIESVQKAKDKALITGKMDQVHYLRGWIHYLRKEDPSAEKEYKLCLKENKNSIDCLRGLAQIEKHKLNYEKAETRYKQALVIAQATKDQEYSSMLLTDLGNLALSQDEREEALDWYNKSIQVKPEGSAYYGLGFVYLLNRDKVASIQSLKKGLGTEYRDLIIKAETYYLLAKLQNDFEKNPKAASESAKKAFELFPAMEKYSKSWEQYSKLSSSK
- a CDS encoding FAS1-like dehydratase domain-containing protein, with protein sequence MAEKGISKDLIGTKLDSYEFDVERGKIKEFCLAIGESNPIYFDLEAAKKAGYEDIPAPPTFPTVIQFWGYPKIWKDMENMGVDTSRILHLKEKYNYVKTLYPGKVSSQGECVNVTVGKMDTMTFRTTIRNAKGETVIEAEMSIFIRKPEQ